A window of the Besnoitia besnoiti strain Bb-Ger1 chromosome VI, whole genome shotgun sequence genome harbors these coding sequences:
- a CDS encoding hypothetical protein (encoded by transcript BESB_067490) — translation MALARLVLESSWIVAFVYYRPLQSVVGQTIGAAAEFQDPRVAAQLQEQYKPRTRNLKPYYGPEELNKAFCTKFQVVDKASGRTDIMTARRPGSANAVVNLSAFDAYSMRTPKLSSALKQISSIENSPLGLMPRPGAESSEKTARPSAGACMNRSQLHCKDSWLAPDENASTRRHLGESKRHVALFWAQRPTGTILQHVSSPKRPLPSRYTVARQLHSVASDLRPDHPPVHEAHRKREHVSMDSTQLEEDQNHRLPPPCVDFENPSDFHQRQRETKIHEYSQQLKSYDNARRAAIEVERQQLADEERYYQAQLQHYERERQRQEAQDKAMERLQQEYYKGPFEKKSVPEYPFKRDPQH, via the exons ATGGCATTAGCCCGCCTTGTGCTGGAATCCTCGTGGATCGTGGCGTTTGTGTACTACCGTCCGCTACAGTCGGTAGTG GGGCAAACGATTGGAGCTGCAGCTGAGTTTCAAGACCCGCGCGTCGCAGCTCAGTTACAGGAGCAGTACAAGCCGAGGACTCGCAACCTGAAACCGTACTACGGCCCAGAGGAGCTAAACAAAGCATTCTGCACAAAGTTCCAGGTGGTTGATAAAGCGTCCGGACGGACAGATATCATGACAGCCAGGCGACCTGGCTCGGCGAACGCGGTGGTCAATCTCAGTGCCTTCGATGCATATAGCATGAGGACTCCCAAGCTCTCGAGCGCCCTCAAGCAAATAAGCAGCATTGAGAACAGCCCTCTG GGGTTGATGCCGCGTCCGGGAGCGGAATCTTCTGAGAAGACCGCACGCCCATCCGCAGGTGCCTGCATGAACAGAAGCCAGCTTCATTGCAAGGAT AGTTGGCTTGCTCCCGACGAAAACGcctcgacgcggagacatCTTGGAGAGAGTAAGCGCCACGTGGCGCTTTTTTGGGCTCAGCGGCCCACTGGCACAATTCTGCAGCACGTCTCATCTCCAAAGCGTCCCCTTCCGTCGCGGTACACTGTGGCACGCCAACTGCACTCTGTTGCGTCAGACCTGCGCCCCGACCATCCGCCTGTGCATGAAGCTCACAGAAAGCGCGAACATGTATCCATGGACAGCACACAGCTTGAAGAGGATCAGAACCACCGTTTGCCCCCCCCGTGCGTTGACTTCGAGAACCCTTCCGACTTCCACCAGCGCCAGCGAGAAACAAAGATTCACGAGTACAGTCAGCAGCTCAAATCTTACGATAATGCCCGTCGTGCGGCCATCGAAGTCGAACGTCAGCAACTTGCTGACGAGGAGCGCTATTACCAGGCGCAGCTTCAACACTACGAGAgggagcgccagcggcaggaAGCGCAAGACAAAGCAATGGAAAGACTCCAGCAGGAATACTACAAAGGACCGTTTGAAAAAAAATCAGTTCCGGAGTATCCCTTCAAAAGGGACCCACAGCATTGA
- a CDS encoding hypothetical protein (encoded by transcript BESB_067480), with amino-acid sequence MTTSVDRTHAMSVPDRGPRYCCDLTDYAGKPSSPVRPNINGELIDDACDGIFPEHRRPRGVHMDYAGCSGMAGVEAGRMTEIQQHTRKRIDPAKGSSDGVKQLLSYTGAQYNERYPTCFEGERTEAGMPTYPAVRRSKRSHLRVCGGDLDEQRRHFQTRWQAIDGKMEFCTCRKGGSASVEINYKQLDRDATYHTWKRMLGAYDRTARSHLQCDRFLTVETDAKRSDRLPDVKNREPPFANPDGPFEKRDTTRPAVEASSLDRTLCPRKGEKTADDKVSGKASLPASIYLRSSHLATSSLAPQLGAKPRQHYRTAEYSNMKIEDSVSDILRGTSVERKERRPPQQFSTESPEQSPLQREDIHSPSFHSDQMDPRDEHRANFASNNHKAVAEESLVA; translated from the exons ATGACAACATCTGTGGATCGAACACACGCGATGTCTGTCCCGGACAGGGGGCCTCGCTACTGCTGCGATCTTACCGACTACGCAGGAAAGCCTTCGTCCCCGGTGAGACCCAACATTAATGGAGAACTCATCGACGATGCGTGCGACGGGATTTTCCCGGAACATCGACGACCAAGGGGCGTGCATATGGACTACGCCGGCTGCTCTGGGATGGCTGGAGTCGAAGCAGGCCGCATGACTGAGATTCAACAGCATACCCGCAAAAGGATCGATCCTGCGAAGGGTTCGAGCGACGGAGTCAAACAACTTCTTTCGTACACGGGAGCACAGTATAATGAGCGATATCCTACATGCTTCGAAGGCGAAAGGACTGAGGCAGGGATGCCAACGTATCCCGCCGTTCGGCGGAGCAAGAGATCCCATTTGCGGGTGTGCGGAGGAGATCTCGAtgagcagaggagacacttTCAAACACGCTGGCAAGCAATCGACGGCAAAATGGAATTCTGTACCTGCCGAAAAGGCGGTAGCGCAAGCGTCGAGATCAACTACAAGCAGCTCGACCGAGACGCGACGTACCATACCTGGAAACGTATGCTTGGCGCGTATGACCGTACCGCCAGAAGCCACTTACAA TGCGACCGTTTCCTCACGGTGGAAACCGATGCAAAAAGAAGCGACCGACTGCCAGACGTGAAGAATCGGGAGCCGCCGTTCGCAAACCCCGATGGCCCTTTTGAGAAACGTGACACGACACGCCCCGCAGTGGAAGCCAGCAGTCTTGACAGAACACTGTGCCCTCGCAAGGGAGAAAAGACAGCCGATGATAAGGTGTCTGGCAAGGCCTCGCTCCCCGCTTCAATCTATCTCCGGAGCAGCCACTTGGCTACCTCATCTCTTGCA CCTCAATTAGGTGCTAAGCCGCGGCAGCACTACCGAACTGCCGAATATAGCAATATGAAAATCGAGGACTCGGTCTCTGACATCCTTCGAGGAACGAGCGtggaaagaaaagagagacgtCCACCACAACAGTTCTCGACTGAATCACCGGAACAGTCACCGCTCCAGCGTGAAGACATTCACTCCCCGTCATTCCATTCTGATCAAATGGATCCGCGCGACGAGCATCGGGCTAATTTCGCGTCAAACAACCACAAAGCGGTAGCCGAGGAGTCCCTCGTGGCTTGA
- a CDS encoding putative ribosomal protein RPS14 (encoded by transcript BESB_067470) translates to MLYPPWASALADWAWLGRCSSRPVSFSCFSVCDLFSVATDNLLVGLRDAQVQRNLRRKQMIMDYKPLRQYYKHKVAHATSMDERLDWHCRLQRLPRDSSPTRYRNRCRLCGRARGYFRFFGLCRHHVLDMVRNVMLPGFTKAEW, encoded by the coding sequence ATGCTCTATCCGCCTTGGGCCTCTGCGTTGGCGGACTGGGCGTGGCTtgggcgctgcagcagtaGGCCAGTCTCCTTCAGTTGTTTCTCTGTATGTGACTTGTTTTCAGTTGCGACTGACAATCTGCTAGTCGGGCTTCGAGACGCTCAAGTCCAGAGAAATCTCCGTCGGAAGCAGATGATAATGGACTACAAGCCTCTGCGACAGTACTACAAACACAAGGTAGCGCACGCGACTTCAATGGACGAACGACTCGACTGGCACTGCCGGCTTCAACGCCTGCCTCGAGACTCGTCTCCGACGAGATACAGAAATCGATGTAGACTGTGCGGCAGAGCACGGGGGTACTTCCGGTTTTTCGGGCTGTGCCGCCATCACGTGCTAGATATGGTTAGAAATGTCATGCTCCCTGGTTTCACGAAGGCCGAGTGGTAG